The Neurospora crassa OR74A linkage group I, whole genome shotgun sequence genome segment TCCAGCACTTCTCCAAGGTGCTTACGTTGCTGTTACGGTGGACCCCTGTTCGTCCGTAAGAGATATCCACACCTTGGCAAGTAGAGCTCGGGCCACCAGCCTTGGGTGCCGGGCTCGAGCCGGGCTCCGGCCGGCGGCCGGGGTTTCTGGACTTCGGAGGTTGATGGCGCCGTGATTCCGACTTTTATGTACTTGTGAGTTGAGGGTTCATGAGACGGGAAATGTGAGATGTTCTACATGGAGATCGGGCCGGTTCATGGGGTTCATCCCAGTACTTAGTTAGGTCTACTGTACCGATTAAATTGATCGTCTGACCAGCGGGTAGTGGCACCTGATGAGTACCTTATGTATCAGCTTTTGGCGGGCGTTTCCGTCTGCATAGAACCGATCGACCCTGAAGATAGGGGCCCGGATGTCTCGCCGGGTATGACCACACCTCTCTAGAGCTGTTTACAACATTTTACATTCATGCCCGAACTTCGAGTTGTTATGATTTGCTTTTCATGAAACGTTCCCAGAGCGCCTTCATGTGCTCAATGTTGGGTGGTTACCTCTAACTAAACATGTTTGGCTGGTCAGCTCATTTCAGTGACGGTATTTGAGTTGCCTTTCCACTTGAGTTTCTGCCCAAGCTGCCTGCGGGGGACGGGAGCTTCCCCTTGTCACCAGTCACCACTGCGCAACCCCCATGTCAGCAGTACCCTAGTTATATGAGGGGCAAGCGCGTGTGCACAGGGGCAACTTGGGAGCTTGCAACGGCCCAATCTCTCCAACTTCCGTTGTCAGGAAATCTCTTGGAAATCTCAACCTTTCTGCTCAGTTGATTCATCACTATGAGCAGCACCCCAAGTACCTCGCCCAACAACCGATTTGAGCTTTGGATCAGTGACCTACCCAACTTCAgagaaaggggaggggaaaacctAACAGAAACCTACCTACGAACCTAACTGCCCCCACAGCACAACCACTACTGCACCTCTGGCTGTGGATCGTGAAGCTACCCCTACGTAGGTACCGTCCAGGATCCTAAGTCGACGAAGTCATGATTTGGGAGGGTTTTCACGCTGGTTTCCACTTCAACATACCCTGAAATGCAATCTAGCTTCAGCTTgacagcttccactttgcttGGCGATACCCTACGTCCTAGGTATCTGTGAGCCCGATgataattacctataattcTCGGCTCTCATTTCTCCATTTCGACCTATCTGGCCGACTGCTCCTCCACAGTTTGCACATAATCAGATGATACGTTTGCACCCAGCTGTTGTTGTATATATAAGGCACAGACCGTTGACGTGTTCCTGAGCACCAACATTACATAgttgttttcttcttccgacTTGTGAGCTTCAGTGGACGTCAGCAACCTCAGTATATAACCCAGAGCTGTCAAGATTAAGTCTACTCTGTCTTCTGGCCCATAATGGTTGGACTTGGACCCAAGCCTCCCTTTCCCAGAAAGGGCACCGGTACGTACATTAAACTGTTCCTTTTCAGCCTGATCCTGAAAAACGCCTTCCGGTCTGTTGTTCAAGCCGTTCGATCTGATTAGGCGCCTACTCCATCTCCCGCGCCTGTTCGTTTCACCTAGATCATCGGATGCCGAGGGAGTGAGACGATGAGCTTCGTACGGCAGGATTTGCACAAGTCGTCGCGTCTGTCCCAGCCATTTCACGTCACCCCGACTCTCATTGGAATTGAGATTGAGAGCGGCATGGGCAGATCATGAGAAACTTCACCACGAACGAGAGCCCAAGTGGCGTCGGTGCCCTCTGCTGAAGCAGCGGTGCTACTTTGTAACGACAAGCTTTCGAATATCCCGCTGAGAAACCTTCATGACCCTCTCCCGGGTTTTCCCCATCTCTTCCCATCTCATCCTTTATCTCCGTCCATGATTTCGTGtcattcccattcccgtGGAGGTATTATCCCGCATGGTGCCTTCCCCAACCCCagcctaccttacctagatATACACATTGCGCTTGCCAGTATTTGCTTGGCCTTGACCGGCATAGCAAAAGCGGAAAATGATGGGCAGCCCTTCAGACATGGAGGGGTAGCTTCCTTCGTTTCTGATGACAGCTCTACCTGATGGGTCAGCTTaccccttctttccttcatAACTTGGTCTGCGTAACGAGCGTGCCTCGAGCCTGTCAGCTTGCGTGGCTGCATCAAAGGTCAGACAGATGCGGCCAACTGGACCACAGAGTTTGAGCCAACGTTTCGTTATTTCAACTGGGAAAGAGCGGATCAAACTGAAGTGGAAGCAGCGGAAGTTACGTCGAGGGAGTAAATCCTTGACATTGGATCTTGTTCCTTGGATGAAACCCTAAACCCCGTCTTCCTGGATAATCAGCTCCCAAAGCTTCCGACCTATTTAGCTCTTGTCCTACATCACCAGTACCCAACACCCAGAGTGACATCGCCGACGTCACCTATTGAGACCCTAAGCCACTTCAAGTGCTATACCCATCATTCGCTGCTTTTCCATCTACTACAGGGGCAAACAACATCAGACGCCCCAATTTTCCCCGAGTTTGTTGGTTCCCGAACGGCAAGTTTCGGTGCCTTGCGGATTTCTAGTCAATAGAACTTGCTGCCTGTGGCTTCTGATGCAGCTATGGCGCCTCCGCCTGCCGGAACGTCGTCGCCAAGAAGCCTAGTCCACCATGAgcacccccctcctctcagCAAACTTCGCTcctatcaccaccacgcccACTGCCACAGTCGGACCACTTCCAGCACAGAGGGCAAGAAGTTTACCACGATAGTTCCCAATCTTACAACTAACTATGGCGTCAGGGACTCTCGATAACCTTCCTAAGGATCTCCGCAATGAGATCGAGCACCTCGAGCGCCTCTTTACCGTCGATGGCGCCAAGCTCAAGGAAGTTACCAACCACTTCGTCCATGAGCTCGAGAAAGGTGATTACTCCACGAACTGCAAAGATACTACATGTCCATAGCTAGAAGAGATGCTGACTGCTTCTTTTGTGCACAGGCCTTAGCGTCCAGGGAGGGAGCATTGTGCGTTTTAGCATCCACCGAGCAACACAGATACAAAAACGAACCTCGCTGACGAGAGGATTACTGTAGCCCATGAACCCTACCTGGGTTATGTCCTTCCCCGACGGCAACGAAACCGGTACTTATCTGGCTTTGGACATGGGTGGTACAAACCTACGTGTCTGCCAAGTCACTTTGACCGAAACAAAGTCCGAATTCGACATCATCCAGTCCAAGTACCGCATGcccgaggagctcaagaCGGGCGACGCCGAGGAGCTGTGGGAGTACATTGCCGACTGCCTCATGCAATTCATTGAAACGCACCACGGAGACCCAACCAAGCTCGATGCGCTTCCACTCGGTTTTACTTTCTCCTATCCGGCGACACAGAACTATATCGACGAGGGCATTCTGCAACGCTGGACGAAGGGCTTCGATATCGCTGGCGTAGAGGGCCATAATGTTGTCCCCATGTTTGAGGCTGCCCTCCAGCGCCGGGTAGGTTGTGTTCTTCAGCTCTCTCTGATCAGCTGCTAATGTTATTTTTGTCTCTAGGGAGTGCCTATCAAGCTGACGGCGTTGATCAACGACACTACAGGCACCCTGATTGCCTCGGCATACACTGATCCTAAGATGAGAATTGGATGCATTTTTGGCACAGGTTGCAATGCTGCGTACATGGAGAACTGTGGCTCGATTCCCAAGCTCGCTCATATGAATCTCCCACCGGATATGCCAATGGCCATCAACTGCGAATGGGGAGCTTTTGACAACGAGCATAAGGTCTTGCCTCGTACTCCTTACGATGTCATTATTGACAAGGATTCGCCGCGTCCCGGTCAGCAGTCCTTCGAGAAGATGGTCGCAGGGTTGTATCTGGGTGAAATCTTCCGCCTGGTTTTGGTTGACCTCCATGACAACCAGGAGATCAAGATCTTCCCTGGCCAGGATATCGCCAAGCTTCGGAAAGCTTATAGTCTTGACTcgtccttcctttccctcaTTGAAGAGTGAGTATAACCTCTCTGCAAGACTTAGAGACTGGCAACTAACGAACACTTGCAGGGATCCGTTCGAGAACCTTTCCGAAACCTTTGAGCTGTTTCAGACCAAGCTGGGGCTTACACCCACCGGCCCCGAATTGGAGCTGATTCGTCGCACCGCCGAGCTAATCGGTACCCGCGCCGCTCGCCTCTCCGCCTGCGGCGTTGCTGCCATCAGCAAGAAGAAAGGATATAAGCAGTGCCACGTTGGTGCTGATGGATCCGTTTTCAACAAGTATCCCAACTTCAAGGCTCGTGGCGCGCAAGCACTCCGTGAGATCCTGGACTGGCCTGAGAAGGCGGACCCCAAGGAAGATGATCCGATTGAGATTCTCGCCGCCGAGGACGGAAGCGGTGTTGGTGCTGCTTTGATCGCTGCCCTGACGATGCAACGGATCAAGCAAGGAAATATGCACGGTATCCTGCACCCAGAGAACTTCAGAACTACCGAGCCTCTTCCTGCGTGAACCGGAGATGATGAGGGAAAAACTGAATAAtttgctccttcctcttggAAAGCTCTTCGGATAGCCAGGCTCGGGTGTCGTTTACCAGTGCTCGGCTCTCTTTGATCGTTCGGACGTCTACGTTCGCCACAGAGATAGAGaatcctatactattaatacagTTGACTGTCCAACTTTGATCCCAACTTGCAATGTGATAAGTATGGCCTGTGTATGGCGGTTTGTATTTACTGAGTATGCTAGTGGTGTTCGGATCATGTAGTTTCCCAGGATGGGGTCAAACCAGGTAAGATGTCAGACTATAGCAATCCCCTGGTGTCAAATTTCCATGTTTCGGTACGCTCCCAAGATGAGTTCATTGACTGGCTTCTAGGAACATCAATTTCGCTAGCCTGTAAGCCACCCTTCGTCAAAGCAGGTGTTCCTCTACATATTGACCCATCAGTTCCAAACCCCTTTTCAACACCTCCGTCTCGCAAGCATAGCCTATCCTAACATACCCTTTGAACTCCGTCCCAAGCCCAAAGCAAGGACTCCCAGGCATAAACAGGACATGCGTCTTGTCCAAGACATCCAACACAAAAGTAGCATCATCAACCGGTACTCCGCCCTTGCTCAGATTCCGAAATTGCACCAAAGCCGTCGTCCCCGCCGTCGGCCTAACCCACGAGCAAACCTTGCTATACTTTCCCTCCACGAACTCGGTAAGCAACGCCAGATTCGTCCTAGCCAGATCCAAATTTCTCTCCAGAAGCGCCGGCAGCACCGAAGGACTGAGCGCGTAGCTGGCTACCTGGTCATCTAGCTGCGAGACGCTGATGGCGGTGTAATCGCGGGCAGAAGCGATGgcgcggaggagggagggagagcggGAGACGATCCAGCCGAGGCGGAGACCGGCGAGGGCGAGTGCCTTGGAGGTGGAGCCTGTAGAGAGGGTTACGCAGGTCTTTGCTGTTCCGGAAGGGGACAACGacaggatggatggaggcgctgttgaggtggtggcggaggaggatgatgcgGGAAGAGAGTGAAAGAGGGGAGAGTAAACTTCGTCCGAAAGGATAGTGATGTTACGGGCAGAACAAAAGTCGAGGATGGATTGAAGGGTTGGAGTTGGGATGGTAGCACCTGTCgggttgttggggttgtttAGGACGAGGAGCTTTTGTTTTGTCAGTTTCTGTTCTCGGCAAAGTTTTGGTTAAGGAGGCAGAAGGGAAaggacaagggcaaggaaTCCAAGTATAAATAGACTTAACAAACCTTGGTATTAGCCTTCACCAATCCTTCGagctcatcaacatcaggaACATAGCCATTCTCAGCCTTCAACTTCCACAGCGAAACCTCAGCCCCCAAGCTCTCTGGAACAGAGTACAGTTGTTGATAAGTAGGATACACAGAGATGACATGATCACCCGGTCCAACCAGCGTATAAAAGGTTAGGAAATTAGCAGCGATGGCGCCCTGTGTAATGATCACATTTTCCGCGTTCAGCGGTTCCAAGCCCGGAGAGTGATGGTTGAGGTCCCGGTTGAGCAGCGAGGCCACCCGCTGTCGAAGGATCTCGGAGCCGAGGATGTCGCCGTATGTCAGCTTCTTGGAGAGTTGTAGGGGTGAACAAGCGGACTTGTCGGTATTGAGGGAGATGAGGTCGTCGATAGAAATGGAGGCGCAACAAGTCTCAGCTATGTTGATGACACCGGGCGTGGTCTCATAGCGGTCCATCCATTGTTCGACTTCGAATGGGGTGATTTTGACCATTTTGGCGGAGCGACTGTCACTGGGCAAGTGATCTGTGTGGAAAGTATACTGTGGCTAGTTGGCGTGTTTATTCAATTATACTTGGTCACTCAAATCCGTGTATACAGATGACGGTTTATATAAGACCAAGTTATGGAGTCCATCTCGAGCCTTTGACATGAAGGGCGCGCCCTTTTTCGATAGTTCGGTGTTGACATCAAGCTCCACAGACCTGGTAGCATCAAGCTCATAGTTTCGCTTCCATGATAACCTAGGGAAGCAGTGAATCTAAAGCCAAGATAGCGTTGCTCAACATGGAAGCACCCACAAGAGCGTGGACTTGTCCTTGGTGTTTCGACTCTCACATTCCCAACGCTTTGGCACTCAGGTACCGTCGTCTGCATCTCCAACAATTGGGAGTCCCCGCATGATCCGCGATAAACTTGGAGTCGTGAAAGATGTAACCAATGGCAGTGAGCGGGGGACAGTATCTCCACAAATTGAGCTGGGGAAGATGTGAACCCGCACTTCCACCATGTCTCAGCCTGTACCGAGAAGAACCAATGAATTCCATGGAAAATCGCTACGTTGTCTCGCTAGTGGACCAAGGAAAG includes the following:
- the emp-1 gene encoding hexokinase; this encodes MVGLGPKPPFPRKGTGTLDNLPKDLRNEIEHLERLFTVDGAKLKEVTNHFVHELEKGLSVQGGSIPMNPTWVMSFPDGNETGTYLALDMGGTNLRVCQVTLTETKSEFDIIQSKYRMPEELKTGDAEELWEYIADCLMQFIETHHGDPTKLDALPLGFTFSYPATQNYIDEGILQRWTKGFDIAGVEGHNVVPMFEAALQRRGVPIKLTALINDTTGTLIASAYTDPKMRIGCIFGTGCNAAYMENCGSIPKLAHMNLPPDMPMAINCEWGAFDNEHKVLPRTPYDVIIDKDSPRPGQQSFEKMVAGLYLGEIFRLVLVDLHDNQEIKIFPGQDIAKLRKAYSLDSSFLSLIEEDPFENLSETFELFQTKLGLTPTGPELELIRRTAELIGTRAARLSACGVAAISKKKGYKQCHVGADGSVFNKYPNFKARGAQALREILDWPEKADPKEDDPIEILAAEDGSGVGAALIAALTMQRIKQGNMHGILHPENFRTTEPLPA
- the emp-1 gene encoding hexokinase, variant, encoding MASGTLDNLPKDLRNEIEHLERLFTVDGAKLKEVTNHFVHELEKGLSVQGGSIPMNPTWVMSFPDGNETGTYLALDMGGTNLRVCQVTLTETKSEFDIIQSKYRMPEELKTGDAEELWEYIADCLMQFIETHHGDPTKLDALPLGFTFSYPATQNYIDEGILQRWTKGFDIAGVEGHNVVPMFEAALQRRGVPIKLTALINDTTGTLIASAYTDPKMRIGCIFGTGCNAAYMENCGSIPKLAHMNLPPDMPMAINCEWGAFDNEHKVLPRTPYDVIIDKDSPRPGQQSFEKMVAGLYLGEIFRLVLVDLHDNQEIKIFPGQDIAKLRKAYSLDSSFLSLIEEDPFENLSETFELFQTKLGLTPTGPELELIRRTAELIGTRAARLSACGVAAISKKKGYKQCHVGADGSVFNKYPNFKARGAQALREILDWPEKADPKEDDPIEILAAEDGSGVGAALIAALTMQRIKQGNMHGILHPENFRTTEPLPA
- a CDS encoding aspartate aminotransferase, with protein sequence MVKITPFEVEQWMDRYETTPGVINIAETCCASISIDDLISLNTDKSACSPLQLSKKLTYGDILGSEILRQRVASLLNRDLNHHSPGLEPLNAENVIITQGAIAANFLTFYTLVGPGDHVISVYPTYQQLYSVPESLGAEVSLWKLKAENGYVPDVDELEGLVKANTKLLVLNNPNNPTGATIPTPTLQSILDFCSARNITILSDEVYSPLFHSLPASSSSATTSTAPPSILSLSPSGTAKTCVTLSTGSTSKALALAGLRLGWIVSRSPSLLRAIASARDYTAISVSQLDDQVASYALSPSVLPALLERNLDLARTNLALLTEFVEGKYSKVCSWVRPTAGTTALVQFRNLSKGGVPVDDATFVLDVLDKTHVLFMPGSPCFGLGTEFKGYVRIGYACETEVLKRGLELMGQYVEEHLL